A genome region from Paradevosia shaoguanensis includes the following:
- a CDS encoding MazG nucleotide pyrophosphohydrolase domain-containing protein has translation MSKALEELAEKVGRVSDIYATRNDIARDDDWYALKLQEEVGELVSAYLRLTGRGRAKGEGREAIAASLADEAADVLAQLLLFAAHNGIDLAAALDRKWFSYLDKSPTRSPA, from the coding sequence ATGTCAAAGGCGCTGGAGGAGCTTGCCGAAAAGGTCGGTCGGGTTTCCGACATCTACGCGACGCGCAACGACATCGCCCGCGATGATGACTGGTATGCCCTCAAGCTCCAGGAGGAGGTTGGAGAGCTCGTCAGCGCCTATCTCCGCCTCACTGGTCGCGGTCGTGCCAAGGGCGAGGGTCGCGAGGCGATCGCTGCGTCCCTTGCCGACGAGGCGGCCGATGTGCTCGCCCAATTGCTGCTCTTCGCTGCCCATAACGGCATAGACCTTGCTGCCGCGCTGGATCGCAAATGGTTCAGCTATCTCGATAAATCTCCAACCAGATCTCCTGCCTGA
- a CDS encoding GNAT family N-acetyltransferase, which yields MSVSIRPTTAADAPLIIKFIGDLASYEKLLHEAKATEADIVRDLFGPSPKVFCDIAEWNGQPAGFALWYYTYSTFQGRHGIWLEDLFVEPAMRGHGLGKALLVHLARRCRADNLGRLEWAVLDWNEPSIQFYKSQGAIFMDDWRRCRVTDGALEALAGR from the coding sequence ATGTCCGTTTCCATTCGCCCCACCACGGCCGCAGACGCGCCGCTCATCATCAAGTTCATCGGGGACCTGGCGTCCTACGAGAAGCTGCTGCACGAGGCAAAGGCGACCGAGGCCGATATCGTGCGCGATCTTTTCGGGCCGTCGCCCAAGGTGTTCTGCGACATCGCCGAGTGGAACGGCCAGCCGGCCGGCTTCGCGCTCTGGTACTATACCTATTCGACCTTCCAGGGCCGGCACGGCATCTGGCTGGAAGACCTTTTCGTCGAGCCGGCCATGCGCGGCCATGGCCTCGGCAAGGCGCTGCTGGTCCATCTCGCCAGGCGCTGCCGCGCTGACAATCTCGGGCGGCTCGAATGGGCGGTGCTCGACTGGAACGAACCTTCGATCCAGTTCTACAAATCGCAGGGCGCCATCTTCATGGATGATTGGCGCCGGTGCCGGGTCACCGATGGCGCGCTGGAGGCGTTGGCCGGGCGATGA
- the hflK gene encoding FtsH protease activity modulator HflK → MPWDNNTGGGGRNNNGGPWGQAPQGGGPRRGGTPNLEEILNRGRDSFQGGIPGGRWVLIGGLLAVGAFWLLNSVYTVDPQQVGVELRFGKPKPELASPGLHFMVWPIDSVEKVNVTENQTEIGSVPVSSRRPGARDEGTMLTSDQNIVDVKFSVLWSVANPIEYLFNVRDADDMVRSAGESAMREVVGRRSAQAIYREDRAGIQVEVQQITQRILDDYKLGVRVSQIAIENVAPPTEVADAFDEVQRAEQDQERFQEEARQYSNTLLGDARGQAAQMREDAAAYKNRVVQEAEGQASRFTSVYDEYAKAPEVTRERLFLETMEQVLGSSQKVIVDKGAGSGVVPYLPLPELRPNAGITPPANSSSTTPSAQGK, encoded by the coding sequence ATGCCCTGGGACAATAATACGGGTGGAGGCGGCCGCAATAATAATGGCGGTCCGTGGGGACAGGCCCCGCAAGGCGGCGGACCCCGCCGGGGCGGCACTCCCAATCTCGAAGAGATTCTCAACCGGGGTCGCGACAGCTTTCAGGGTGGTATTCCGGGCGGACGCTGGGTCCTGATCGGTGGCCTTCTGGCCGTCGGCGCCTTCTGGCTGCTGAACTCGGTTTATACCGTGGACCCACAGCAGGTTGGCGTCGAACTGCGTTTCGGCAAGCCCAAGCCCGAGCTCGCCAGCCCGGGCCTGCATTTCATGGTCTGGCCGATCGATAGCGTCGAGAAGGTCAACGTCACCGAAAACCAGACGGAAATCGGCAGCGTGCCGGTGTCCTCGCGCCGTCCCGGCGCGCGCGACGAAGGCACCATGCTCACCTCCGACCAGAACATCGTGGACGTGAAGTTCTCGGTGCTGTGGTCGGTCGCCAACCCGATCGAATACCTGTTCAACGTCCGCGACGCTGACGACATGGTCCGCAGCGCCGGCGAAAGCGCCATGCGCGAAGTGGTGGGCCGCCGTTCGGCCCAGGCCATCTATCGCGAGGACCGCGCCGGTATCCAGGTCGAGGTGCAGCAGATTACCCAGCGCATTCTCGATGACTACAAGCTGGGCGTCCGCGTGAGCCAGATCGCCATCGAGAACGTGGCCCCGCCGACCGAGGTGGCCGATGCGTTCGATGAAGTGCAGCGCGCCGAACAGGACCAGGAACGTTTCCAGGAAGAAGCCCGGCAGTATTCCAATACGCTGCTCGGCGACGCCCGCGGCCAGGCTGCGCAGATGCGCGAAGACGCCGCGGCTTACAAGAACCGTGTCGTGCAGGAAGCCGAAGGTCAGGCTTCGCGCTTTACCTCGGTCTATGACGAATACGCCAAGGCCCCGGAAGTGACGCGCGAGCGTCTGTTCCTCGAAACGATGGAACAGGTTCTCGGCAGCTCGCAGAAAGTGATCGTGGACAAGGGTGCAGGGTCGGGTGTCGTTCCCTACCTGCCGCTGCCCGAGTTGAGGCCCAATGCGGGCATCACCCCGCCGGCAAACTCGTCGTCCACTACTCCTAGCGCGCAGGGGAAGTAA
- a CDS encoding GNAT family N-acetyltransferase, producing the protein MRLETERLILRPWEDRDRAPLAAILGDPQVRRYYPGTATPEEVNAQIDNAIARTAEFGFHLGAVEHRADGKLIGLLGLGRLSDLMVETIPGHPLVEIGWQLDKAYWGQGLAPEGARACLAYAWTELGLPEVIAYTAAINTPSQRVMEKIGMRRDPDDDFAHPKIAEGHPLRQHVVYRIRRPE; encoded by the coding sequence ATGAGACTCGAAACAGAACGCCTCATCCTCCGCCCCTGGGAAGACCGCGATCGCGCGCCACTGGCTGCCATCCTCGGCGACCCGCAGGTACGCCGGTACTACCCCGGCACGGCTACGCCCGAAGAGGTGAATGCCCAGATCGACAACGCCATCGCCAGGACAGCCGAGTTCGGCTTTCACCTCGGCGCCGTGGAGCACAGGGCTGACGGCAAGCTGATCGGCCTCCTCGGCCTGGGAAGGCTGTCCGACCTCATGGTCGAGACGATCCCTGGCCATCCGCTGGTGGAAATCGGCTGGCAGTTGGATAAAGCGTATTGGGGCCAGGGTCTGGCGCCTGAAGGCGCTCGGGCTTGCCTCGCCTATGCCTGGACGGAGCTTGGGCTTCCCGAAGTCATTGCCTATACGGCGGCGATCAACACGCCGAGCCAGCGGGTGATGGAGAAGATCGGCATGCGGCGCGATCCCGATGACGACTTTGCTCACCCCAAGATCGCCGAAGGACATCCCCTCCGGCAGCATGTTGTGTACCGGATCCGGCGACCGGAATAA
- a CDS encoding glycine zipper domain-containing protein, whose translation MKKLLVIAAAVLSLSACTSTQQGAAVGAVGGGIIGAATTGSVLGTAVGAGLGAVAGAAIGKVADQPGKCYYRNSRGQVFIDTCPRG comes from the coding sequence ATGAAGAAACTACTCGTGATCGCGGCGGCCGTGCTGTCGCTCTCGGCCTGCACCAGCACGCAGCAGGGTGCTGCCGTGGGTGCAGTTGGTGGCGGCATCATCGGTGCTGCTACGACCGGTTCGGTCCTCGGTACCGCCGTTGGCGCGGGTCTGGGTGCGGTTGCCGGCGCGGCTATCGGCAAGGTCGCCGACCAGCCGGGCAAGTGCTACTACCGCAACTCGCGGGGCCAGGTCTTCATCGACACCTGCCCGCGCGGCTAA
- a CDS encoding DUF4424 domain-containing protein → MLSRLGFALIVAVFPASALANDTMAQLGVGGLTFLTNDKIEMASEDLSISAEQVKVVYEFKNNSDADQRVLVAFPLPDITGSGDFMVSVPTEDPENIFGFETTFNGKPVEATLHQYVFSVGIDQTEYLKSLGIPLTPYGNDTIEKLNALPDEDKQELMHRGLVIPMEYDAGQGWQTDMTPVWTLKSTYSWEANFKAGALAEVIHTYKPSVGGTVGVSFLAEPYEDYDPATSYKKDYCTDDAFINAVKKTLKDKNDPYSAPFTESWISYIWSTGNNWSGPIGRFHLTVDKGSPENLISFCGTDVKKTGPTTFEMTATDFFPPYDRELEILILNRQQPE, encoded by the coding sequence CCCTGGCCAATGACACCATGGCCCAGCTCGGCGTGGGCGGGCTGACCTTCCTCACCAACGACAAGATCGAGATGGCTTCGGAAGACCTCTCGATCTCAGCCGAACAGGTGAAGGTCGTCTACGAGTTCAAGAACAATTCCGATGCGGACCAGCGCGTGCTGGTGGCCTTCCCGCTGCCCGACATTACCGGCAGCGGCGACTTCATGGTCAGCGTCCCGACCGAGGATCCGGAGAACATCTTCGGGTTCGAGACCACCTTCAACGGCAAGCCGGTCGAGGCGACGCTCCACCAATATGTCTTCTCGGTCGGTATCGACCAGACCGAGTACCTCAAGAGCCTGGGCATTCCGCTCACGCCCTATGGCAACGACACGATCGAAAAGCTCAATGCGCTCCCGGACGAGGACAAGCAGGAGCTGATGCACCGCGGTCTCGTGATCCCGATGGAATACGATGCGGGGCAGGGTTGGCAGACGGACATGACCCCCGTCTGGACGCTCAAATCCACCTATAGCTGGGAAGCCAATTTCAAGGCCGGCGCGCTGGCCGAAGTGATCCACACCTATAAGCCGAGTGTCGGCGGAACAGTCGGGGTCTCCTTCCTCGCCGAGCCCTACGAGGACTACGATCCGGCCACGAGCTACAAGAAGGATTATTGCACCGACGACGCCTTCATCAACGCGGTCAAGAAGACGCTCAAGGACAAGAACGATCCTTACAGCGCGCCCTTCACCGAGAGCTGGATTTCCTACATCTGGTCGACCGGCAATAACTGGAGCGGCCCCATCGGTCGCTTCCACCTTACCGTCGACAAGGGCTCGCCGGAAAACCTGATCTCGTTTTGCGGCACCGACGTCAAGAAGACCGGCCCCACCACGTTCGAGATGACGGCGACCGATTTCTTCCCGCCCTATGACCGCGAGCTCGAAATCCTCATCCTCAACCGGCAGCAGCCGGAGTGA
- a CDS encoding dihydrofolate reductase, with the protein MTIKIAMIAAVGSNGVIGAGNAMPWRLPSDFAHFKRTTMGKPLIMGRKTFESIGKALPGRINIVVTRQKGYQPDGVLVIDSLDAAIDHARTIAEAEGVDEVFIGGGGELYCEAMPLADRLYITEVDLAPQGDTVFPSIDHNVWVVVDEPEVPLTGKDTASFRVKVYERRA; encoded by the coding sequence ATGACCATCAAGATCGCAATGATCGCTGCCGTCGGCAGCAATGGGGTGATCGGGGCCGGCAATGCCATGCCCTGGCGGCTGCCGTCGGATTTCGCGCACTTCAAACGGACCACGATGGGCAAGCCGCTCATCATGGGCCGCAAGACTTTCGAGAGCATCGGCAAGGCCTTGCCGGGGCGCATCAACATCGTTGTTACACGGCAGAAGGGCTATCAGCCTGATGGCGTTCTCGTTATCGACAGCCTCGATGCAGCCATCGATCACGCGCGCACGATTGCCGAGGCCGAAGGTGTTGACGAGGTTTTTATCGGCGGTGGCGGAGAGCTTTATTGCGAGGCCATGCCGCTGGCCGATCGCCTCTACATCACCGAAGTAGACCTTGCACCCCAAGGAGATACGGTGTTTCCGTCCATCGATCACAACGTCTGGGTGGTGGTCGATGAGCCCGAAGTGCCGCTCACCGGGAAGGATACTGCGTCATTTCGCGTAAAGGTCTATGAACGCCGCGCATAG
- a CDS encoding DUF423 domain-containing protein, with the protein MTSGYGRIALGLGGIIGGAGVALAAAASHVGDEHLLGAASTICLAHGPALLALGLHGLPTRVLRVAAALLGVGTLLFVGDLITRYFTGSGLFPGAAPIGGVGLIGGWIAIVFASFLNTK; encoded by the coding sequence ATGACGAGCGGCTATGGGCGAATCGCGCTGGGACTGGGCGGCATCATCGGCGGGGCAGGGGTGGCACTGGCCGCGGCGGCATCGCATGTGGGCGACGAGCACCTGCTGGGCGCGGCCTCGACGATCTGCCTGGCGCACGGACCGGCGCTGCTGGCGCTGGGGCTGCATGGCTTGCCGACGCGTGTGCTGAGGGTTGCGGCGGCACTTCTCGGCGTGGGAACGCTGCTTTTTGTTGGGGACCTCATCACGCGGTATTTTACCGGATCCGGGCTCTTTCCGGGTGCCGCTCCCATAGGTGGTGTAGGGCTGATCGGCGGGTGGATAGCTATAGTTTTTGCGAGCTTTTTAAACACCAAGTAG
- a CDS encoding MATE family efflux transporter, with the protein MTAQMESSAVPASVDVRSGWSVEFKALFALAWPLVLAQLAQNALFTSDVIMMGWLGPKYLAGGALATAFLNMFLIGSIGLVGVVAPMVAQALGARDLRSVQRTLRTGFWVVIVISAVLIPVVWQVKPILLALGQNPEATDLAQDFVHHAAWLFLPALGIIVLRSFLSAHGVTRPILVITIFGVFINAGLNYCFMLGNFGFPRLELKGSGTVTATVNLIMFLMMLGYIVWHRRYRRYNMFGNFFNIDWARLREIFRIGTPIGLTVMAEVGLFSAAAILMGLLGTDEVAAHAVALQITSMAFMVPLGLSMATTVRVGLAYGGGSREGIRKAGWSSIGMTFVFESITCTIFLLFPLQLVSLFLDPTHEINVHAVGLAATYLIVSALFQLADGTQVIAAAALRGLNDTKVPMIIAIVGYWLVGLPVAYLCGFVLNWHGVGIWSGLAAGLSFVAIVLTARFAMRERLNLIRFDKLREQIDA; encoded by the coding sequence ATGACTGCCCAAATGGAATCGAGCGCCGTCCCGGCGTCCGTTGACGTGCGCTCTGGCTGGAGCGTGGAATTCAAAGCGCTGTTCGCGCTGGCCTGGCCGCTGGTGCTGGCTCAGCTCGCCCAGAATGCGCTTTTCACCTCCGACGTCATCATGATGGGTTGGCTTGGGCCGAAATACCTGGCCGGTGGCGCGCTCGCCACCGCATTCCTCAACATGTTCCTCATCGGCTCGATCGGCCTCGTCGGCGTCGTCGCTCCGATGGTCGCCCAGGCCCTCGGCGCGCGTGACCTGCGCAGCGTCCAGCGCACCCTGCGCACCGGCTTCTGGGTCGTCATCGTTATTTCGGCCGTCCTGATTCCCGTCGTCTGGCAGGTAAAGCCAATCCTGCTGGCCCTGGGCCAGAATCCCGAAGCGACCGACCTCGCACAGGACTTCGTCCATCACGCCGCCTGGCTGTTCCTGCCCGCGCTTGGCATCATCGTGCTGCGCTCGTTCCTCTCCGCGCACGGCGTCACCCGCCCGATCCTGGTCATCACCATTTTCGGCGTCTTCATCAATGCCGGCCTCAATTACTGCTTCATGCTCGGCAATTTCGGCTTCCCCCGCCTCGAACTCAAAGGCTCGGGAACGGTCACGGCCACGGTCAACCTCATCATGTTCCTCATGATGCTGGGCTACATCGTCTGGCACCGCCGCTATCGCCGCTACAATATGTTCGGCAATTTCTTTAACATCGACTGGGCACGCCTGCGCGAAATCTTCCGCATCGGCACCCCGATCGGCCTTACCGTCATGGCTGAAGTCGGCCTGTTCTCGGCCGCTGCCATCCTCATGGGCCTCCTAGGCACCGACGAAGTCGCCGCCCACGCCGTGGCGCTCCAGATAACCTCGATGGCCTTCATGGTGCCGCTTGGCCTCTCCATGGCCACGACCGTCCGCGTCGGCCTCGCCTATGGCGGCGGCTCGCGCGAAGGCATCCGCAAGGCCGGCTGGTCCTCGATCGGCATGACGTTCGTTTTCGAAAGCATCACCTGCACGATCTTCCTGCTGTTTCCGCTCCAGCTCGTAAGCCTCTTCCTCGACCCCACCCACGAGATCAACGTCCACGCCGTCGGCCTCGCCGCCACCTACCTCATCGTCTCGGCGCTGTTCCAGCTCGCAGACGGCACGCAGGTCATCGCGGCGGCAGCCCTACGTGGCCTCAACGACACCAAGGTCCCGATGATCATCGCAATCGTCGGCTACTGGCTCGTCGGCCTGCCGGTGGCGTATCTCTGCGGCTTCGTGCTCAATTGGCACGGCGTCGGCATCTGGAGCGGCCTCGCCGCCGGACTGTCCTTCGTCGCCATCGTGCTGACAGCCCGCTTCGCCATGCGCGAACGGCTCAATCTCATCCGGTTCGACAAGCTGCGCGAGCAGATCGACGCCTAG
- the serB gene encoding phosphoserine phosphatase SerB, with the protein MSVLCLIANPADPALDSALVTAVQKETGGEVNWLTQRIACEIIAPKSTDPLATARLHIKDRAIDAALVPSENRRKKLLIADMDSTMIEQECIDELADALGIKDEVADITARAMNGELDFEQALDTRVALLKGLERAVIEEIRRERITLAPGGRALVHTMKAYGAYTALISGGFTFFADYIAKRIGFDEATANVLEFADDKLTGTVTKPIVDKTTKFARLNALAAEHGLSQADTLAVGDGANDLDMIRASGLGVALHAKPVVAEQAHVRIDHGDLTALLYLQGYSDEDFVR; encoded by the coding sequence ATGTCGGTCCTTTGCCTCATCGCCAACCCCGCCGATCCTGCTCTCGACAGCGCTCTCGTGACCGCTGTTCAGAAGGAAACGGGCGGCGAGGTCAACTGGCTGACGCAGCGCATTGCCTGCGAGATCATCGCCCCGAAGTCAACCGATCCGCTCGCAACCGCGCGTTTGCACATCAAGGATCGCGCCATCGACGCCGCGCTCGTGCCCAGTGAGAACCGCCGCAAGAAGCTGCTTATTGCCGACATGGATTCGACCATGATCGAGCAGGAATGCATCGACGAGCTCGCCGATGCCCTCGGCATCAAGGATGAAGTCGCCGACATCACCGCCCGCGCCATGAACGGCGAACTCGATTTCGAACAGGCCCTCGATACCCGCGTCGCGCTGCTCAAGGGCCTCGAGCGGGCCGTGATCGAAGAGATCCGCCGCGAGCGCATCACCTTGGCGCCAGGCGGCCGCGCGCTCGTGCACACCATGAAGGCCTATGGCGCCTATACGGCGCTCATCTCTGGTGGCTTCACCTTTTTCGCCGACTACATCGCCAAGCGCATCGGCTTCGACGAAGCAACGGCCAATGTCCTCGAATTCGCTGACGATAAACTCACCGGCACGGTGACCAAGCCCATCGTCGACAAGACGACCAAGTTCGCCCGCCTCAACGCCCTTGCTGCCGAGCACGGGCTGTCGCAGGCGGATACGCTGGCCGTAGGCGATGGGGCCAACGACCTCGACATGATCCGCGCCTCCGGGCTCGGCGTGGCGCTGCACGCCAAGCCGGTGGTCGCCGAGCAGGCGCATGTACGGATTGACCACGGCGACCTCACCGCCCTGCTCTACCTGCAGGGTTATTCCGACGAAGACTTCGTCCGATGA
- the hflC gene encoding protease modulator HflC, translated as MNRLVILGIAVLAVIYLFFSSIYVVNEREQAIVMRFGRITDIHKDPGIYFKIPTSMIDTVQVVEDRLLRYDLANMRVQVSGGQFYVVDAFLTYRIADPRLFRERAQGELRVAEQRIATRFDSALRQVYGLRNFNAALSDERAQMMREARDLIRPDMAELGIEVVDVRILRTDLTPEVSAQTYERMKAERLAEAALLRARGKEAAQSLRAIADRQAVEVVAAARKDAEVLRGEGDAQRSAVFADAYSKDPEFFQFYRSMESYRNALGSNGTTMVLSPDTDFFQYFGTPGSSASQPPAIPSVDATPAPATTPAPAAAPAEQPAAAPAQ; from the coding sequence ATGAACCGTCTTGTCATTCTTGGCATTGCCGTCCTCGCCGTCATCTACCTGTTCTTCTCGTCGATCTATGTGGTCAACGAGCGCGAGCAGGCCATCGTCATGCGCTTCGGTCGGATCACGGACATCCACAAGGACCCGGGCATCTACTTCAAGATCCCGACCTCGATGATCGATACCGTGCAGGTGGTCGAAGACCGACTGCTGCGTTACGACCTAGCCAATATGCGCGTTCAGGTTTCGGGCGGTCAGTTCTACGTCGTGGACGCGTTCCTCACCTACCGTATCGCCGATCCGCGCCTCTTCCGTGAGCGTGCGCAAGGTGAGTTGCGGGTGGCCGAGCAGCGTATCGCCACGCGTTTCGACTCGGCGCTTCGCCAGGTCTATGGTCTGCGCAACTTCAATGCCGCGCTCTCTGACGAGCGCGCGCAGATGATGCGCGAAGCCCGTGACCTCATCCGTCCGGATATGGCTGAGCTCGGCATCGAAGTGGTCGACGTGCGTATCCTGCGTACCGACCTGACGCCGGAAGTTTCGGCTCAGACCTACGAGCGTATGAAGGCCGAACGTCTGGCCGAGGCCGCCCTGCTGCGTGCGCGTGGTAAGGAAGCGGCGCAGAGCCTGCGTGCTATCGCCGACCGTCAGGCCGTGGAAGTCGTGGCAGCGGCCCGCAAGGATGCCGAAGTGCTGCGAGGCGAGGGCGATGCCCAGCGCTCCGCCGTCTTCGCCGATGCCTACAGCAAGGACCCGGAATTCTTCCAGTTCTATCGCTCGATGGAAAGCTACCGGAACGCCCTCGGCTCGAACGGAACCACCATGGTGCTCTCGCCCGATACGGATTTCTTCCAGTATTTCGGCACGCCCGGTTCTTCTGCCAGCCAGCCGCCGGCTATCCCGTCGGTCGATGCGACGCCGGCTCCGGCAACGACGCCCGCACCAGCTGCGGCTCCTGCGGAGCAGCCTGCCGCGGCGCCTGCTCAGTAA
- a CDS encoding Do family serine endopeptidase translates to MRFARAALCALLFVSAVTPFAQPTLAASSTAQGPASVAALAKQLSPAVVNIGTSRHVPGGPGLPFPQGPDGSQLDDMLDHLNPNDGLGPEAEQEAESLGSGFIIKADGLIVTNNHVIDGAEEIQVFLTDGTRLPAKVIGTDAKTDLAVLKVDAGRELPFVEFGDSDTAEVGDWVMAIGNPFGLGGSVTLGIVSARNRDINSGPYDNFIQTDAAINQGNSGGPLFDMDGKVVGINTALLASGGSSIGIGFAVAVNLAKPVIDQLVEYGETRRGWLGVGIQEVTDDIAASLGRHNTNGALVVDVTEGGPSDGVLKEGDLILQFDNKPIERMRDLPRIVAETDVGKAVEVKILRNGKDETVKISLGRLEVGEQQIAEAQQEQQPPPPPDAPEDNIGPAPGLPELVGFDAGPLSPEVRKQYGIPDDVKGVIITSVTSKSNAEEKGMIPGLVVSEVNQQPIETVAGVVEMVSAAKEAGRPAVLFKVTDATMTSRFIAVRVRN, encoded by the coding sequence ATGAGGTTTGCCCGGGCGGCACTCTGTGCCCTGTTGTTCGTCAGCGCTGTCACGCCCTTCGCCCAGCCGACGCTCGCTGCGTCGTCGACCGCGCAGGGGCCGGCTTCGGTCGCCGCGCTCGCCAAGCAGCTTTCGCCTGCCGTGGTCAATATCGGCACTTCCCGCCACGTCCCGGGCGGGCCGGGCCTGCCATTCCCGCAGGGTCCCGATGGGTCACAACTCGATGACATGCTCGATCACCTCAATCCAAATGATGGCCTTGGTCCGGAGGCTGAGCAGGAAGCAGAGAGCCTCGGCTCCGGCTTCATCATCAAGGCCGATGGCCTCATCGTCACCAACAACCACGTCATCGATGGTGCCGAGGAAATCCAGGTATTCCTTACCGACGGTACCCGCCTTCCGGCCAAGGTGATCGGCACCGACGCCAAGACCGATCTGGCGGTGCTCAAGGTCGACGCCGGGCGCGAACTGCCGTTCGTCGAGTTTGGCGATAGCGACACGGCTGAAGTCGGCGACTGGGTGATGGCAATCGGCAACCCATTCGGCCTCGGCGGCTCGGTGACGCTCGGCATCGTTTCGGCGCGCAACCGCGACATCAATTCCGGGCCCTACGACAACTTCATCCAGACCGACGCAGCCATCAACCAGGGCAATTCCGGCGGCCCGCTATTCGACATGGATGGCAAGGTCGTCGGCATCAATACGGCGCTGCTGGCCAGTGGCGGTTCTTCGATCGGCATCGGTTTCGCCGTCGCGGTCAACCTCGCCAAGCCGGTCATCGATCAACTCGTCGAGTACGGCGAGACCCGCCGGGGCTGGCTCGGCGTCGGTATCCAGGAAGTCACCGACGACATCGCAGCAAGCCTTGGTCGCCACAACACCAACGGCGCTCTTGTCGTCGATGTCACCGAGGGCGGTCCCTCCGATGGCGTGCTCAAGGAAGGCGACCTCATCCTGCAGTTTGACAACAAGCCCATCGAGCGCATGCGCGACCTCCCGCGGATCGTAGCCGAGACCGATGTCGGCAAGGCCGTAGAGGTCAAGATCCTGCGCAACGGCAAGGACGAGACCGTCAAGATTTCGCTCGGCCGGCTCGAAGTCGGCGAACAACAGATCGCCGAGGCCCAGCAGGAGCAGCAGCCGCCCCCGCCGCCAGACGCCCCCGAGGACAATATCGGCCCGGCGCCCGGCCTTCCCGAACTGGTCGGCTTCGACGCCGGTCCGCTCAGCCCCGAAGTCCGCAAGCAATACGGCATCCCCGATGACGTCAAAGGCGTGATCATCACTTCGGTGACCAGCAAGAGCAACGCCGAGGAAAAGGGCATGATCCCCGGTCTCGTTGTCAGCGAGGTCAACCAGCAGCCGATCGAAACGGTAGCCGGCGTCGTGGAAATGGTCAGCGCCGCCAAGGAAGCCGGTCGGCCGGCCGTGCTGTTCAAGGTGACCGATGCGACGATGACGAGCCGGTTCATCGCGGTGCGGGTGCGGAACTAG
- the miaA gene encoding tRNA (adenosine(37)-N6)-dimethylallyltransferase MiaA: protein MSGAPQRRAVLIAGPTASGKSALALTRAKETGGLIVNTDAMQVYDVLRVVTARPSVADEAEAEHRLYGFVSPAERFSTGAWASAVEKLIQETDPARTLIFVGGTGLYFEALTNGFAEVPAIPAEIVAEAEKEIQGLDAENRARLVAERDPEIARRLQAPDPQRVVRALAVLKATGRSLASYQDAAQTGLLEGFELERLVLNPDRDVLRVRIARRFETMFTGGAVEEVEAVMAMDLDPALPAMKAIGVREIADVIAGRMDEAEAIERAVIATRQYAKRQRTWMRNRMSDWTWIAA, encoded by the coding sequence ATGAGCGGAGCGCCTCAACGGCGAGCGGTGTTGATAGCGGGTCCGACTGCCAGCGGCAAGTCGGCGCTGGCTTTGACACGCGCCAAGGAGACCGGAGGCCTCATCGTCAACACGGACGCCATGCAGGTTTACGACGTCCTGCGGGTTGTCACCGCGCGTCCGAGCGTCGCCGACGAGGCCGAGGCAGAGCACCGGCTCTATGGCTTCGTGTCACCGGCGGAGCGGTTCTCAACTGGGGCGTGGGCGAGCGCAGTTGAGAAACTGATTCAAGAAACCGATCCTGCGCGCACTTTGATTTTTGTAGGCGGCACAGGACTTTATTTCGAAGCGCTCACAAACGGATTCGCGGAAGTTCCGGCTATTCCGGCCGAGATCGTGGCCGAAGCTGAGAAAGAGATTCAAGGACTTGATGCAGAGAATCGGGCGCGCCTGGTCGCCGAGCGGGACCCTGAAATAGCACGCCGGCTGCAGGCGCCTGACCCTCAGCGGGTGGTGCGCGCCTTGGCCGTGCTGAAGGCTACGGGGCGGTCGCTCGCCAGCTATCAGGATGCGGCTCAGACGGGGTTGCTCGAAGGGTTCGAGCTCGAGCGGCTGGTGCTCAATCCGGATCGCGATGTGTTGCGTGTGCGGATCGCGCGACGGTTCGAGACGATGTTCACGGGCGGCGCCGTCGAGGAGGTCGAGGCGGTCATGGCGATGGACCTCGATCCGGCGCTGCCAGCGATGAAGGCGATCGGCGTGCGCGAGATCGCCGACGTCATCGCGGGACGGATGGATGAGGCCGAGGCGATCGAACGCGCGGTGATTGCCACCCGGCAATATGCCAAGCGGCAGCGCACCTGGATGCGCAACCGCATGAGTGATTGGACCTGGATCGCTGCCTAG